In Zingiber officinale cultivar Zhangliang chromosome 1A, Zo_v1.1, whole genome shotgun sequence, a genomic segment contains:
- the LOC122027068 gene encoding transcription factor bHLH112-like, which yields MAEELCRSAGESSWWYSSTDASSSLSYKESISAPPPACDISIVPREEAYDAIKLQQFFHRPQFSTFNWTAHDQPFLLNGWRSGENGGLVHGAMLQMEDHHASTAVRDIFPFEQHRICNEFGSMERIKAQPQYCAFDTPDDDQVAIQLPPVPLMHVPSSWNSLSQLLKSTTLMAQKQHESSFNNQLQFGRNTTTTTSPFWNASFIMEPKAILRNPTATINSGGDRESCSSSTQKTESKPAVKKPRIGTPSPLPTFKVRKEKLGDRITALQQLVSPFGKTDTASVLQEAFEYIKFLHDQVLSSPYLKSSNSHSTQQKKMISDMYNSRKGDEGKRVVDLRSRGLCLVPIASTFPVVSETASPDFWHPALLGATFR from the exons ATGGCAGAAGAGTTATGTAGAAGTGCAGGAGAGAGCAGCTGGTGGTACAGCAGTACtgatgcttcatcttccttgTCTTACAAAGAATCTATTTCTGCGCCTCCACCGGCCTGCGATATCTCGATCGTCCCTCGGGAGGAAGCTTATGATGCAATAAAGCTCCAACAATTCTTCCATCGCCCTCAATTCTCAACCTTCAACTGGACTGCTCATGATCAGCCTTTCCTTTT GAATGGCTGGAGGTCAGGTGAGAACGGCGGCCTAGTTCATGGAGCCATGCTCCAGATGGAAGACCACCATGCTTCGACTGCGGTTCGCGATATTTTTCCGTTCGAGCAGCATCGAATCTGCAATGAGTTTGGATCAATGGAAAGGATTAAGGCACAGCCACAGTACTGCGCTTTTGACACTCCTGATGATGATCAAGTAGCAATTCAGCTGCCTCCAGTACCATTAATGCATGTTCCATCATCATGGAATAGCCTTTCCCAGCTGCTAAAGTCCACTACTCTTATGGCTCAAAAGCAACATGAATCGAGCTTTAACAACCAGTTGCAGTTCGGCAGAAACACCACCACcactacttctcccttttggaaTGCCTCATTCATCATGGAACCTAAAGCAATTTTGAGGAATCCAACAGCTAcg ATTAATTCAGGAGGTGATCGAGAATCTTGTTCTTCATCGACCCAGAAAACTGAAAGCAAACCTGCAGTGAAAAAGCCCAGAATAGGAACACCTTCACCTCTTCCGACTTTTAAG GTGCGGAAAGAGAAGCTAGGAGACAGAATAACTGCTCTCCAGCAGCTAGTTTCGCCTTTTGGAAAG ACTGACACTGCCTCAGTTCTTCAAGAAGCCTTTGAATACATCAAATTCTTGCATGATCAA GTTTTGAGCAGTCCCTATTTGAAGAGTAGTAATAGCCATTCCACGCAACAAAAAAAG ATGATTAGTGACATGTACAACTCGAGGAAGGGCGATGAAGGGAAACGAGTAGTAGATCTTCGGAGTCGGGGACTTTGTTTGGTCCCCATCGCAAGCACATTCCCGGTGGTGAGTGAGACGGCGTCGCCGGACTTCTGGCATCCTGCATTACTTGGAGCAACCTTCAGATAA
- the LOC122027075 gene encoding G-type lectin S-receptor-like serine/threonine-protein kinase B120 isoform X2, translating into MRTRSHAILLLPFVLLQALGVLAGDTMSPGTSISRGENLTSARNVFVLGFFSRGASTAYYLGICNNATGRIVWNASRVIPSAAQNPVLLRLLDSGNLILTNVSDNATLWQSFDEPCDTSLPGMKLGTLNLPSGAESRRRLVSWRNATDPSPGDYVYEMADGCVPEFYLRRGEQVIFRTGPWNGDTFSGYPDLVQNSRLNYTFVLNGSRAYYYTTEPPGSRVLSRAVVNPATGHYERWSRNLDQGEWSLNWSVPQDQCDSYAKCGANGVCSVIYTTVSCVCLEGFAEANDGSRCERRRNLSCASDKFWPVQHVKLPDTANAMAVGGPSGLSECRDWCSRNCSCSAYAWVGPSGCVAWTGDLWDLRAFPQKGNDELFVRLSASEFGSDRKTVLFITIPLVVGFLLMLCLGLLIWRRRYRRKQGSLRNGTAASAKIACSELDLSKTTEPGNSLGSNNPSHWERARQVSTSYSDSSDPQPYSIISDRIGIRDGAEGQVNIASALPSFDLPTIIAATNDFSDVNKLGEGGFGVVYMGQLQDGQRIAVKKLSRCSSQGPDEFRNELTLIANLQHRNLVRLLGYCIDGDERILILEYMEKKSLDGFIFDKSQGASLNWQKRLDIIVGIARGLLYLHQDSNLRVVHRDLKLSNILLDKDMTPKISDFGIARIFQGDAFNETATSRPIGTFGYMAPEYITSGIFSCKSDVFSFGVLVLEILSGKRNRVFNQADAQLNLLGHAYKLWKEGRSLDILDGTLDCSYPPAEILRCIRMALLCVQGNREDRPTMAEVVMMLASDDLLLTPLKQPTLIVMNNEEEFSFSKEISATLTGR; encoded by the exons ATGAGGACACGGAGCCATGCGATCCTGTTGCTGCCTTTTGTTCTTCTGCAAGCGCTTGGTGTTCTCGCCG GAGATACGATGTCGCCGGGCACGTCGATCTCGCGTGGGGAGAATTTAACCTCCGCGAGGAACGTATTCGTGCTTGGATTCTTCAGCCGCGGTGCGTCGACCGCCTACTACCTCGGCATCTG CAACAACGCCACCGGCAGGATCGTCTGGAACGCAAGCAGAGTTATCCCTTCCGCTGCCCAAAACCCTGTTCTTCTGAGGCTCCTCGACTCGGGGAATCTCATCCTCACCAACGTCTCCGACAACGCGACTCTGTGGCAGAGCTTCGACGAGCCATGCGACACCTCCCTCCCTGGCATGAAGCTCGGTACGTTGAATCTCCCGTCCGGCGCCGAATCTCGGCGGCGGCTCGTGTCGTGGAGGAACGCCACCGACCCTTCTCCGGGAGACTACGTGTACGAGATGGCTGATGGCTGCGTGCCGGAGTTTTACCTCCGGCGGGGGGAGCAGGTGATCTTCCGGACCGGGCCGTGGAACGGCGACACGTTCAGCGGCTACCCAGACTTGGTACAGAACAGCCGCTTGAATTACACCTTCGTTTTGAATGGGTCCCGGGCCTATTACTACACGACCGAACCGCCCGGTTCGAGGGTTCTGAGCCGGGCCGTGGTGAACCCGGCCACCGGTCACTACGAGCGGTGGAGTCGGAATTTGGACCAGGGCGAGTGGAGCCTTAATTGGAGCGTGCCGCAGGATCAATGCGACAGCTACGCCAAGTGCGGAGCCAACGGTGTCTGCAGCGTGATCTACACCACCGTTTCCTGCGTTTGCCTGGAAGGCTTCGCGGAGGCGAATGACGGGAGCAGGTGCGAGAGGAGGAGGAATTTGAGTTGTGCGTCGGACAAGTTTTGGCCGGTGCAGCACGTGAAGCTGCCGGACACTGCAAACGCCATGGCGGTCGGAGGGCCGAGTGGGTTGTCCGAGTGCCGCGATTGGTGCTCGAGGAATTGCTCCTGCTCGGCGTACGCATGGGTTGGGCCGAGCGGGTGCGTGGCTTGGACCGGCGACTTGTGGGATCTGAGGGCGTTCCCGCAGAAAGGAAATGACGAATTGTTTGTGCGCCTTTCGGCTTCAGAGTTTG GCAGTGATAGAAAGACTGTTTTATTTATTACCATTCCTTTGGTGGTGGGTTTTCTTCTAATGCTCTGCCTAGGCCTACTTATATGGAGAAGAAGATATAGAAGAAAACAAG GTTCTTTACGAAATGGCACCGCGGCATCTGCTAAGATTGCTTGCTCAGAATTGGACTTGTCAAAGACGACGGAACCCG GCAATTCTCTAGGTTCAAACAACCCATCCCACTGGGAGCGTGCAAGACAGGTTTCCACGAGTtattctgattcatctgatccaCAGCCGTATTCAATCATCTCTGATCGCATTGGAATAAGGGATGGGGCTGAAG GCCAAGTAAACATAGCATCAGCATTGCCTTCCTTTGATTTGCCTACCATAATAGCTGCAACCAATGATTTCTCTGATGTTAACAAACTTGGAGAAGGTGGATTTGGTGTTGTTTACATG GGTCAATTGCAAGATGGACAAAGAATAGCTGTCAAGAAGTTGTCACGATGCTCGTCACAAGGTCCAGATGAGTTCAGAAATGAGCTTACACTAATCGCTAATTTACAGCATAGAAATCTTGTCCGGCTTCTTGGTTATTGTATTGATGGAGATGAGCGAATACTAATTTTGGAGTACATGGAGAAAAAGAGTTTAGATGGCTTCATATTTG ACAAAAGCCAAGGTGCATCATTGAACTGGCAAAAACGTCTTGACATTATTGTTGGGATTGCTCGAGGACTTTTATACTTGCATCAAGATTCTAATTTGCGTGTGGTTCATCGTGACCTGAAGCTGAGCAACATCCTACTTGACAAGGACATGACCCCAAAAATATCAGACTTTGGGATAGCAAGAATATTTCAAGGAGATGCATTTAATGAGACTGCCACCTCAAGACCAATTGGGACATT TGGATACATGGCGCCTGAGTACATAACAAGTGGAATCTTTTCGTGCAAATCTGATGTTTTCAGCTTCGGTGTTCTAGTGTTGGAAATTCTAAGTGGTAAAAGGAACAGAGTTTTCAATCAAGCTGATGCACAGTTGAATCTTTTAGGCCAT GCATATAAGCTATGGAAAGAAGGCCGATCCTTGGACATTCTGGACGGAACATTGGATTGCTCATATCCCCCTGCGGAAATTCTTCGTTGCATCCGAATGGCTCTTTTGTGTGTGCAAGGAAATAGGGAAGACAGGCCAACAATGGCAGAGGTGGTGATGATGTTGGCAAGTGACGACCTGTTGCTAACTCCACTCAAACAGCCCACCCTCATAGTAATGAATAATGAAGaagaattttctttttctaaggaGATTAGCGCCACACTCACTGGACGATAA
- the LOC122027075 gene encoding receptor-like serine/threonine-protein kinase SD1-7 isoform X1, producing the protein MRTRSHAILLLPFVLLQALGVLAGDTMSPGTSISRGENLTSARNVFVLGFFSRGASTAYYLGIWYAVDPRAVVWVANRNASLTSSDGGELTLTDSGELFLSNNATGRIVWNASRVIPSAAQNPVLLRLLDSGNLILTNVSDNATLWQSFDEPCDTSLPGMKLGTLNLPSGAESRRRLVSWRNATDPSPGDYVYEMADGCVPEFYLRRGEQVIFRTGPWNGDTFSGYPDLVQNSRLNYTFVLNGSRAYYYTTEPPGSRVLSRAVVNPATGHYERWSRNLDQGEWSLNWSVPQDQCDSYAKCGANGVCSVIYTTVSCVCLEGFAEANDGSRCERRRNLSCASDKFWPVQHVKLPDTANAMAVGGPSGLSECRDWCSRNCSCSAYAWVGPSGCVAWTGDLWDLRAFPQKGNDELFVRLSASEFGSDRKTVLFITIPLVVGFLLMLCLGLLIWRRRYRRKQGSLRNGTAASAKIACSELDLSKTTEPGNSLGSNNPSHWERARQVSTSYSDSSDPQPYSIISDRIGIRDGAEGQVNIASALPSFDLPTIIAATNDFSDVNKLGEGGFGVVYMGQLQDGQRIAVKKLSRCSSQGPDEFRNELTLIANLQHRNLVRLLGYCIDGDERILILEYMEKKSLDGFIFDKSQGASLNWQKRLDIIVGIARGLLYLHQDSNLRVVHRDLKLSNILLDKDMTPKISDFGIARIFQGDAFNETATSRPIGTFGYMAPEYITSGIFSCKSDVFSFGVLVLEILSGKRNRVFNQADAQLNLLGHAYKLWKEGRSLDILDGTLDCSYPPAEILRCIRMALLCVQGNREDRPTMAEVVMMLASDDLLLTPLKQPTLIVMNNEEEFSFSKEISATLTGR; encoded by the exons ATGAGGACACGGAGCCATGCGATCCTGTTGCTGCCTTTTGTTCTTCTGCAAGCGCTTGGTGTTCTCGCCG GAGATACGATGTCGCCGGGCACGTCGATCTCGCGTGGGGAGAATTTAACCTCCGCGAGGAACGTATTCGTGCTTGGATTCTTCAGCCGCGGTGCGTCGACCGCCTACTACCTCGGCATCTGGTACGCAGTTGATCCACGAGCAGTCGTTTGGGTTGCCAACAGAAACGCCTCCCTGACGTCCTCTGACGGAGGGGAACTGACCCTCACTGACTCCGGCGAGCTTTTCCTCAGCAACAACGCCACCGGCAGGATCGTCTGGAACGCAAGCAGAGTTATCCCTTCCGCTGCCCAAAACCCTGTTCTTCTGAGGCTCCTCGACTCGGGGAATCTCATCCTCACCAACGTCTCCGACAACGCGACTCTGTGGCAGAGCTTCGACGAGCCATGCGACACCTCCCTCCCTGGCATGAAGCTCGGTACGTTGAATCTCCCGTCCGGCGCCGAATCTCGGCGGCGGCTCGTGTCGTGGAGGAACGCCACCGACCCTTCTCCGGGAGACTACGTGTACGAGATGGCTGATGGCTGCGTGCCGGAGTTTTACCTCCGGCGGGGGGAGCAGGTGATCTTCCGGACCGGGCCGTGGAACGGCGACACGTTCAGCGGCTACCCAGACTTGGTACAGAACAGCCGCTTGAATTACACCTTCGTTTTGAATGGGTCCCGGGCCTATTACTACACGACCGAACCGCCCGGTTCGAGGGTTCTGAGCCGGGCCGTGGTGAACCCGGCCACCGGTCACTACGAGCGGTGGAGTCGGAATTTGGACCAGGGCGAGTGGAGCCTTAATTGGAGCGTGCCGCAGGATCAATGCGACAGCTACGCCAAGTGCGGAGCCAACGGTGTCTGCAGCGTGATCTACACCACCGTTTCCTGCGTTTGCCTGGAAGGCTTCGCGGAGGCGAATGACGGGAGCAGGTGCGAGAGGAGGAGGAATTTGAGTTGTGCGTCGGACAAGTTTTGGCCGGTGCAGCACGTGAAGCTGCCGGACACTGCAAACGCCATGGCGGTCGGAGGGCCGAGTGGGTTGTCCGAGTGCCGCGATTGGTGCTCGAGGAATTGCTCCTGCTCGGCGTACGCATGGGTTGGGCCGAGCGGGTGCGTGGCTTGGACCGGCGACTTGTGGGATCTGAGGGCGTTCCCGCAGAAAGGAAATGACGAATTGTTTGTGCGCCTTTCGGCTTCAGAGTTTG GCAGTGATAGAAAGACTGTTTTATTTATTACCATTCCTTTGGTGGTGGGTTTTCTTCTAATGCTCTGCCTAGGCCTACTTATATGGAGAAGAAGATATAGAAGAAAACAAG GTTCTTTACGAAATGGCACCGCGGCATCTGCTAAGATTGCTTGCTCAGAATTGGACTTGTCAAAGACGACGGAACCCG GCAATTCTCTAGGTTCAAACAACCCATCCCACTGGGAGCGTGCAAGACAGGTTTCCACGAGTtattctgattcatctgatccaCAGCCGTATTCAATCATCTCTGATCGCATTGGAATAAGGGATGGGGCTGAAG GCCAAGTAAACATAGCATCAGCATTGCCTTCCTTTGATTTGCCTACCATAATAGCTGCAACCAATGATTTCTCTGATGTTAACAAACTTGGAGAAGGTGGATTTGGTGTTGTTTACATG GGTCAATTGCAAGATGGACAAAGAATAGCTGTCAAGAAGTTGTCACGATGCTCGTCACAAGGTCCAGATGAGTTCAGAAATGAGCTTACACTAATCGCTAATTTACAGCATAGAAATCTTGTCCGGCTTCTTGGTTATTGTATTGATGGAGATGAGCGAATACTAATTTTGGAGTACATGGAGAAAAAGAGTTTAGATGGCTTCATATTTG ACAAAAGCCAAGGTGCATCATTGAACTGGCAAAAACGTCTTGACATTATTGTTGGGATTGCTCGAGGACTTTTATACTTGCATCAAGATTCTAATTTGCGTGTGGTTCATCGTGACCTGAAGCTGAGCAACATCCTACTTGACAAGGACATGACCCCAAAAATATCAGACTTTGGGATAGCAAGAATATTTCAAGGAGATGCATTTAATGAGACTGCCACCTCAAGACCAATTGGGACATT TGGATACATGGCGCCTGAGTACATAACAAGTGGAATCTTTTCGTGCAAATCTGATGTTTTCAGCTTCGGTGTTCTAGTGTTGGAAATTCTAAGTGGTAAAAGGAACAGAGTTTTCAATCAAGCTGATGCACAGTTGAATCTTTTAGGCCAT GCATATAAGCTATGGAAAGAAGGCCGATCCTTGGACATTCTGGACGGAACATTGGATTGCTCATATCCCCCTGCGGAAATTCTTCGTTGCATCCGAATGGCTCTTTTGTGTGTGCAAGGAAATAGGGAAGACAGGCCAACAATGGCAGAGGTGGTGATGATGTTGGCAAGTGACGACCTGTTGCTAACTCCACTCAAACAGCCCACCCTCATAGTAATGAATAATGAAGaagaattttctttttctaaggaGATTAGCGCCACACTCACTGGACGATAA